The genomic stretch ACCGGCCCCCACCCAGCGTGTACCTGGTGGCAGGTGTGTAATCCAGCGGTGAGGATGCTTCCAGTGTCGGTCAGCAAGCACGTACGCCGGATCGGCGGCGCGGTGGTCACCACCTTCGCCGCCGTCCTCGTCTTTCTCGCCCTGGTGATGCCCGACCAGATCACCCGTCTCCCACCCGGCAACTTCTGGGGCACAGCCCTGGTCCGGGTGCCGATCGAGGGCCTGCTCGTGGCGGCGCTGCTGCTCGCGCTGCCGGCCCGGGCCCGCCGCATCACCGCGACCGTGCTGGGTGTCGTCCTCGGCGTGCTGACCGTTCTGAAGATCATCGACATCGCGTTCTTCGCCGTGCTGGCCCGCGCGTTCGATCCGGTGCTCGACTGGGCGCTGTTCAAGGACGGCTTCAACTTCCTGGTCGACTCGGTCGGCCGGGGTGGCGCGATCGGCGTGGCCGTGGCCGGTGTCCTGCTGGCCGTGGCGACGATGGCCGCGATGTTCTTCTCCGTACGGCGTCTCAGCCGTCTGCTGCCCGCCCACCCTCGCCTGGTCCGGGGCGGTGTGGTCACCCTGTCGGCGGCCTGGGTCACCCTCGCCGTGATGGGCTTCCAGCTCGTCGGCGGCATCCCGGTGGCCAGCCAGGCCGCGGCCGACCTGGCCCGCGACACGGTGCTGGCGGTGCCGCAGGACATCCAGGACCGCAAGGACTTCGCCCGCGAGGTGCAGGACGACGCGTTCCGCGACCTGCCGCAGGGCCAGTTGCTCAGCGCGCTGCGCGGCAAGGACGTGATCATCGGGTTCGTCGAGAGCTACGGCCGCGACGCCGTCGAGAACCCCGCCTTCAACCAGCCCGTCGTCGAGAAGCTGCGCTCCGGGCAGCAGGCGCTCGAGGCCAAGGGCTTCCACGGGCGCAGCGGCTATCTGACCTCGCCCACGTTCGGCGGCGGCAGCTGGCTCGCCCACTCGACGTTCCTGTCCGGCCTCTGGATCGACAACGAGAACCGTTACCGCAGCCTGGTCTCCACCGATCGGCTCACGCTGACCTCCGCCTTCGGAAAGGCCGGATTCCGTACGGTCGGGTTCGAGCCCGGCGTGACGTTCGCCTGGCCCGAGGGGCAGTTCTACGGCTACCAGCAGATCTACGACTCGCACACGCTCGGCTACCAAGGCCCGGCGCTGAGCTGGTCGACGATGCCCGACCAGTACGTGATGAAGAAGGTGCACGACTACGAGTTCGGCAAGGCCGGCCGCCCGCGGCTGCTGGCCGAGGTCACGCTGACCTCAAGCCACACGCCGTGGACGCCGGTGCCGCAGATGCTGCCGTGGGACGAGATCGGTGACGGCTCGGTCTACGGTCCCACCGCGGCGGCCGCCGAGAGCCCGCAGAAGCTCTTCGCCGACGGCAAGAAGGTCAAGCGGGCGTACGCCGGGTCGGTCGCCTACTCGATCGACACCCTCCTGTCGTACGTGCAGGAGTACGGCGACGACAACCTGGTGCTCGTCCTGCTCGGCGACCACCAGCCCGCCTCGGTGGTGGTCGGCACCAACTCCACCAAGGACGTGCCGATCTCGATCGTCGCCAAGGACCCGAAGGTGCTCGACCGCATCGCCCCGTGGGGATGGACCGACGGGCTCACCCCGGCGCCCGACGCGCCACTGTGGCCGATGAACGAGTTCCGCGACAAGTTCCTCACCGCCTACAGCCCGCAGGGGGAACCGCACTGACCGTGCACCGACCGCGCCGACGGCTGCGCTGACGGCTGCACTGACGGCAAATCGACACAGATCTACTCGCGCGTAACTGACGTTCCGTAACCATCATCCGCTTAGATACGCCTCGGAGGCCGCGAGGGGGCGGCCCTCGAGGTTGAGCGGGGAAGTGAAGTGGAAGAGCCGAAGCGACCGTCCCGAGCGGACAGTCTGAGGCTGACGCGCATGCCGGACGTACGACTGCGGGAAGCGGCGACGCTGTCGCCCGCGGTGCCGCCGCCACCGCCGTCACCGCCGTCATCGAGACCGCGAAAGTCGCGTAAGCGCTGGTGGGCGGCGAGTGGACTGGTGGCGGCGCTGCTCCTGGCGGGCGGGCTGTACGTGGCCTACCGGGCAACGACGGAGAAGGCGCTGCCGGCGGCGAACCTGCCGTCGCTGGCCGTCCCGGTCGTGCCGACCGTGCCGGCGGCCACGCCGGGGGCGACGGCGGCCGCGACCCAGCCGGTGGCGCAACCGTCGGCCGCCGTCAGCGAAGCGCTCGCGGGGCCGGTCACCAAAGTGCCCAGCTCGTCACCGACGGTGACTAAGGCGGCCGCGCCGAAAGTCACCGGCAAGGCGAACCCGGGCGGGGCCAACCTCGCGCTGAGCGGGGTCGTCGCGGCCAGCAGCACCGAGGGCGGCCCGTTCACGGCGGACCAGGCCGTCGACGGCGACCCGTCGACACGCTGGTCCAGCGGTTTCGCCGAGCCGCAGTGGCTGCGGGTCGACCTGCGCGAGCGCCGGCAGCTGACCGAGGTCACGCTGGTCTGGGAGCACTCGCACGCGACCGCCTATCGCGTCGACGTCTCGCTCGACGGCCGGACCTGGCGGCGGATCTTCTCGACCACCGCGGGGCAGGGCGGCACGGTCACGGTCGCCGCGGGCGGGGCGGTGGCGCGTTTCGTGCGCATGTACGGCACCAAGCGGTCCACCCAGTACGGCTTCTCGCTGTTCGAGTTCCAGGTGAAATAGCCGGTACGGGGCGCTCCCCGCAGGGAGCCTGCGGGGAGCGCCCCGACGATCGACCGGGACCTAGTCGATCGTCGGAGGAAGGTTCTGGGCCGCCTTCAGCGCCGCGGCAGCACTGGAGTACGGGTTGTGGGTGTAACTCCGGTCGAGTGGGCCCGGCACCTTGAAGTACGAGGCAACCAGCTTCGCCGGATCACTTGCGATCTCGCCCCGGGCCACCGCGTCGTTGCCGTCGTCCCATCCCCACGGCGCGTTGGCCGAGTTGACGCCGCAGCTCCAGGTGCCCTGCCCGCAGCCGCCCGAGGTGTCGCCGGCGAACGTGCCCAGGTTGGCGAAGAGGCTGGTGTTGGTGCGCTGCGCCCACAGGCCGCCGCTCGCGAAGAGGTCGATCAGCTCGTACCGCACGTCACGGTCGTCCGGGCTGCTGGGCGCCTCCGACGTGCCGGCCGTGGGGTAATAGACGACGCCGTCGCCGTCGATGTCGTACTGCGGCCACGCCTTGAGCCCGTGCCCGCCGCGTTCCTGCGCGGTCACCGGGTGCTGGAACGAGTCGTGCGGCGAGGCCTTGAGCTGCAGCGTGCCGTCGATCGTCTCGCTGCCGTTGGTCCAGTCGCTGCCGGCCGGGACGTAGGAGTAGAAGTCGGTGTGCGCCACGGTGACGGCGGCCTTGAGAACCCCGTACGGGGAATCGTCTTTCTGCACGATCGTGAGCACACCTTCGCCGTCGTTCTCGTGCTCGGTCTCGAAGAACGGGTGGTCGATCCAGTCGCGGGGGTGGAAGAAGAAGTACGTCAGGTAGTAGTGCGTTCCGGTCTCGAGCACCGAGTAGTAGACGGCCGCCGAGGTGTTCGACCCGGCGTTGTCCCAGTTGTCCCGTCCGTTCAGGTTGCCGTCGAAGTCATAGCGGGTGATGAAGTCGCTCTTGCCGCCCAGCGCGTGGGCGCCGGTGACGTCGACGTCCTGGTAGTGGATCGGCGCCCAGCGCAGCGCGAGCTCGGCCCGGCTGGGCGCGGCCTGCGCGCGTTCGGCCGCGTGTGCTGCGTTTGCCGCGCTTGCTGTCCCGGCCTGCGCCGTCGCCGGGTTCACCATTGCCGTGGAAGCCGCCACCATGAGCGCGCCGGCCAGGCCGTACGCGGTCCTGCGAACCATCCCCATGAGCCCTCCTCGTCGAGCATCGATGATCGTAAATCTAAGCGGGACGGGTGGACATGGGGAGACCGGAAAATGGCGAGCCGGCGGCGGTTACGCTGTGCCGGTGTTCAAGGTCGATCTGGGTCAGGGCGCCGAGCTCCGTCAGCTGAATCCGTGGCAGGCCGAGGAGTTCCTGGCCCACATCGAACGGGCGCGGGCCATGGTCGACCCGTGGATCCCGTGGGCCAGCCGCAGCACCGACCTCGAATCGGCGCGCAAAACCCTGCAGAAGTACGCCGACCTGGAGTCCCGGGGCGAGGGCCGGATCCTCGGCATCTGGCTCGACGGCGCACTGGTCGGCGGCGTCATGATGTTCGGCTTCGACGACGTCTCCGGCGTGTGCGAGATCGGCTGCTGGCTCGAACCCGCGGGCACCGGCCGCGGCCTGATCACCAAGTCGTCCGCGCTGCTCATCGAGTGGCTGATCCGTGACCGCGGGGTCTACCGCGTCGAGTGGCACTGCCGCAGCGACAACGTGGCCAGCTCGAACGTGGCCCGCCGCCTGGGTCTCAAACACGAGGCCACCCTGCGCGGCAACTTCGTGTGGAAGGGCGTCCGCCACGACACCGAGATCTGGGCCGTCCTCGCCCCCGACTGGCAAGGCGTCGAGGCCTGACCGTGCTGCCCGACCCCGAACTGACCGCCCGCCGCGAACACGGCCATGACGTGCCGCTGCTTCTGTGGCGCCTGCCAACCCCCGTACGCGCGATCTCCTCAGCCGTCCTGGGCGGGGGCATCGGCCCTTGCGAGTGGCTGATCAACGTCTCGGTCCCCATGTCCTACAACCACGACGACCCCGCCGACCACTTGACGGCCATGGCCGCCGGCCTGGGACTGCACGGCCCCGGAGTCGGCCTCCTGACCGGCGTGGACGTAGCCGACGTGGTAACCGCCTCCGACGGGGGAGTGCGCCTCTGGGCCACCGTCGGCCTCGGCGCCCCGATCCAAGCAGCTGCTGGACACCCCACCTCCGACGCTCCGCCCGCCCACTCGCGCCTCGTTTCTGGTGCCCCGTCCGCCCACTCGCGCCTCGTTTCTGATGCTCCGTCCGCGGCTGTGCCCGCCTACTCCCGCCCCGCTGCCCGCGTTGATGCCGATATAACGGATTTATCCGATACGTATGATGTGGCTGGAGGTTCGGAACTGTCGGCCTCGCCGCATGTTCCCAGCCCCGCCGCCGCCTCTCACGATCCTGATATTTCGGATTTGTCGGGCGCGAGCAGGGGTGTGGGAGATGGATACGGCGGGCGAGCCGTGCGTGGGGCGCCGTCGGCGAAGTCCGTAAAGAACGTGAGCGGCGCTGAGGACGCCGGGGACTCGTACACGGTGGGGACTGTCAACATCGTGGTTTGGGTGCCTGAACGGCTGAGCGATGGGGCGCTCGTCAATGCCGTGGCTACCTTGACCGAAGCCAAGACCCAGGCGATCCGTGATCTCGGGTTGGAGGCGACGGGTACGGCTACCGATGCCGTTTGTGTGCTGTGCCCGATGGACGGGGCGGAAGCCGCGTACGGCGGGCCGAGGTCGACCTGGGGAGCGAGGCTCGCCAGGGCTGCCTATGCGGCCGTGCTCGACGGGGGCAAGAGCACGCAGCCGTGGTCCGACAAGGTCAGTGGTAAGTGAGTTCGCCGGCTTCGATGGGGGCGGCGACGGTGTTCGAGGGTGGCGCGAGCGGGCACAGGTAGGCGTCGTTGTACGCGCACGACGGGTTGTACAGGTAATTGAAGTCGAGGCGCACCCGGGAGCCGCCCAGCATCTGCAGACCGCGGCCGAACGTGCCCTTGACCGTGTCGGTGAGGTAGCGGCCGCCGCCGTACGTTGTTCTGCCGCACGTGGCGTCGCGCACGGGCAGGAACAAGCCGCCGCCGTACGCCTTGATGGTCCAGAGCGAGAGTTCCCCGTACGGGGTGTCGATGATGCCCGCCCGCTCGTAG from Paractinoplanes brasiliensis encodes the following:
- a CDS encoding sulfatase, giving the protein MLPVSVSKHVRRIGGAVVTTFAAVLVFLALVMPDQITRLPPGNFWGTALVRVPIEGLLVAALLLALPARARRITATVLGVVLGVLTVLKIIDIAFFAVLARAFDPVLDWALFKDGFNFLVDSVGRGGAIGVAVAGVLLAVATMAAMFFSVRRLSRLLPAHPRLVRGGVVTLSAAWVTLAVMGFQLVGGIPVASQAAADLARDTVLAVPQDIQDRKDFAREVQDDAFRDLPQGQLLSALRGKDVIIGFVESYGRDAVENPAFNQPVVEKLRSGQQALEAKGFHGRSGYLTSPTFGGGSWLAHSTFLSGLWIDNENRYRSLVSTDRLTLTSAFGKAGFRTVGFEPGVTFAWPEGQFYGYQQIYDSHTLGYQGPALSWSTMPDQYVMKKVHDYEFGKAGRPRLLAEVTLTSSHTPWTPVPQMLPWDEIGDGSVYGPTAAAAESPQKLFADGKKVKRAYAGSVAYSIDTLLSYVQEYGDDNLVLVLLGDHQPASVVVGTNSTKDVPISIVAKDPKVLDRIAPWGWTDGLTPAPDAPLWPMNEFRDKFLTAYSPQGEPH
- a CDS encoding discoidin domain-containing protein; translation: MPDVRLREAATLSPAVPPPPPSPPSSRPRKSRKRWWAASGLVAALLLAGGLYVAYRATTEKALPAANLPSLAVPVVPTVPAATPGATAAATQPVAQPSAAVSEALAGPVTKVPSSSPTVTKAAAPKVTGKANPGGANLALSGVVAASSTEGGPFTADQAVDGDPSTRWSSGFAEPQWLRVDLRERRQLTEVTLVWEHSHATAYRVDVSLDGRTWRRIFSTTAGQGGTVTVAAGGAVARFVRMYGTKRSTQYGFSLFEFQVK
- a CDS encoding GNAT family N-acetyltransferase, which gives rise to MFKVDLGQGAELRQLNPWQAEEFLAHIERARAMVDPWIPWASRSTDLESARKTLQKYADLESRGEGRILGIWLDGALVGGVMMFGFDDVSGVCEIGCWLEPAGTGRGLITKSSALLIEWLIRDRGVYRVEWHCRSDNVASSNVARRLGLKHEATLRGNFVWKGVRHDTEIWAVLAPDWQGVEA
- a CDS encoding DUF1684 domain-containing protein, encoding MDALELLDYRAAVARMYLAGTSLTEFRAERDKLFATHPQSAIASPSSFTGLRYYPPNEDAIVEAEVRPADGEIDIDTGGPDGVVHYERAGIIDTPYGELSLWTIKAYGGGLFLPVRDATCGRTTYGGGRYLTDTVKGTFGRGLQMLGGSRVRLDFNYLYNPSCAYNDAYLCPLAPPSNTVAAPIEAGELTYH